A stretch of Miscanthus floridulus cultivar M001 chromosome 13, ASM1932011v1, whole genome shotgun sequence DNA encodes these proteins:
- the LOC136499599 gene encoding probable carboxylesterase 18, translating to MGCSTSRYRTPRLTPSLTWKVRVMLAALPVAYRLHGCIRRTVEFFDDLLMKTGATPSSDASEVRSADITVDASRGLWIRVFSPSAAAIADDDAPLPVFVYFHGGGFVYCSPSSRPYDTFCRRLCHEIRAVIVSVNYRHAPQHRFPTAYDAGVAALRYLDETPLPLPTDLEPVPAVDFCSCFLVGDSSGANMVHHVAQRWASMSATLPPVRLCPSGAILIQPFFGGEERTEAELTLDKACRTLSVARADHFWREFLPEGATRDHPAARVCGEGVELADTFPPAMVVSGGFDLLKDWHAKYVETLRGKGELVRVVDYPDAVHGFYVFPELADSGKLVDEMKLFVDYHRSNKASLDDTIWKFHGEVEDPSAGASGGGNSSTSTVNAEQQTSSAAAGGHDNAATGDNAGRDYIMMDDLLQDTADDDDGDGGEPVRDTKTVDLFESIANHLDHDDVLFGSLRWLENFREIKQAAIDPLYKDCPKH from the exons ATGGGCTGCTCCACCTCCAGATACAGGACCCCCCGCCTCACGCCGTCCCTGACGTGGAAGGTGCGCGTCATGCTAGCCGCCCTCCCGGTAGCATACCGCCTGCACGGCTGTATCCGGCGTACCGTTGAGTTCTTCGACGATCTTCTCATGAAGACGGGCGCCACGCCCAGCTCGGATGCCTCGGAAGTCCGATCCGCCGACATCACAGTTGACGCCTCCCGCGGCCTCTGGATACGCGTGTTCAGCCCCTCGGCGGCGGCGATCGCTGACGACGACGCTCCGCTCCCCGTCTTTGTCTACTTCCACGGCGGCGGGTTTGTGTACTGCTCCCCGTCGTCTCGCCCCTACGACACCTTCTGCCGCCGTCTCTGTCACGAGATCCGGGCGGTCATCGTGTCCGTGAACTATCGCCACGCTCCCCAGCATCGTTTTCCGACAGCATATGACGCTGGCGTCGCCGCGCTCCGCTACCTCGACGAGACCCCCCTGCCGCTGCCGACCGACCTCGAACCGGTCCCCGCCGTCGACTTCTGTAGTTGCTTCCTCGTGGGCGATAGCTCGGGGGCCAACATGGTCCACCACGTCGCCCAGCGTTGGGCATCCATGTCGGCGACGTTACCTCCCGTGCGCCTTTGCCCGTCCGGTGCCATCCTGATACAGCCGTTCTTCGGCGGGGAGGAGCGGACGGAGGCCGAGCTGACCTTGGACAAGGCCTGCCGCACATTGTCAGTGGCTCGAGCGGATCACTTCTGGAGGGAGTTCTTGCCCGAGGGAGCCACCCGAGACCACCCGGCGGCGCGCGTGTGCGGGGAGGGCGTTGAGCTGGCGGACACGTTCCCACCGGCCATGGTGGTGAGCGGCGGGTTCGACCTGCTCAAGGACTGGCATGCCAAGTACGTGGAGACGCTACGTGGGAAGGGGGAGCTGGTCAGGGTGGTCGACTACCCGGACGCCGTCCATGGCTTCTACGTGTTCCCGGAGCTCGCTGATTCCGGCAAGCTTGTCGATGAGATGAAGCTGTTCGTCGATTATCATAGGTCTAATAAGGCCTCTCTG GATGACACCATCTGGAAGTTTCATGGGGAAGTAGAGGATCCGAgtgccggtgcatctggaggaggGAACTCGTCAACATCGACGGTGAATGCTGAACAACAAACATCATCAGCAGCGGCCGGCGGGCACGACAATGCTGCTACTGGCGACAATGCAGGTCGTGATTATATCATGATGGATGATCTGCTCCAAGACACGGCTGACGATGATGATGGGGATGGCGGTGAGCCAGTGAGGGATACCAAGACTGTAGACCTTTTTGAGTCAATCGCTAACCATCTTGACCATGATGATGTTCTGTTTGGGAGCCTGAGGTggctggagaatttcagagagataAAGCAGGCGGCAATTGATCCCCTCTATAAGGACTGTCCGAAGCACTAG